In the genome of Methanomassiliicoccales archaeon, the window GGCCTCAGGCCGTTCGCTTCCAGAATATCGTACATCGTCTTGCCGGTGGCCAAGCGGACGCTCGGCACGGCGTATTGGTCTCTGAGCACTATGCCGATCTTGGCGGCGGTCATGCCCTCCTTGGCCAGCTTGACCACCATCTGTTCGATTTCGTCCTTGGGCACCGGGACCCACTCAGGGCTCTCCGTCACCAGAGGCTTGGAGGACGCGGACTTGCCCCTCCTTCTCGCATGCATCTTTGCCATGTGATCATCATCCTGGATTCTTGAGCTAAGGCGTTTCAGATATGGCGGCGAAGCAAACTGCCCATTTCCATTCTGGTATATAAGGTTTGAGCGCTCCGGTCAATCCAATTCGCTGCGGAAACGCGTGCGCCCATCTGTCCATTTGTCCCGCTCCGCTCGCGCCCAGGCCAGCAGCTCCTGGTACTCCTCGTCGGGGAAGGCCAGCTCCTTGG includes:
- a CDS encoding 30S ribosomal protein S15, with the protein product MAKMHARRRGKSASSKPLVTESPEWVPVPKDEIEQMVVKLAKEGMTAAKIGIVLRDQYAVPSVRLATGKTMYDILEANGLRPALPDDLVALMRRAINVNGHMAENKKDMATNRNLQLIESKIRRLVKYYKRNEILPQDWQYSLKNAELLIE